A genome region from Methylobacterium sp. FF17 includes the following:
- the pncA gene encoding bifunctional nicotinamidase/pyrazinamidase produces the protein MTPDEREILLVIDVQVDFLPGGALAVPDGDAVIAPINRLLGRFPHAVVTQDWHPPGHVSFATRHPGRAPFDTVALDYGPQVLWPEHCVQGSAGAALAPGLAAERAELVIRKGHHRHVDSYSAFLEADRRTPTGLAGYLRERGFTRVVLCGLATDYCVAWSALDARAAGFEAVVVEDAVRGIDRDGSVARAWAEMAAAGVGRVVSGAIGGGSG, from the coding sequence GTGACGCCGGACGAGCGGGAGATCCTCCTCGTCATCGACGTCCAGGTGGATTTCCTGCCCGGCGGGGCGCTCGCCGTACCCGATGGGGACGCGGTGATCGCCCCGATCAACCGCCTGCTCGGGCGTTTCCCGCACGCGGTGGTGACGCAGGACTGGCATCCGCCGGGCCACGTCTCCTTCGCCACGCGCCATCCCGGCCGGGCGCCCTTCGACACGGTGGCGCTGGACTACGGCCCGCAGGTGCTGTGGCCGGAGCATTGCGTGCAGGGCAGCGCCGGGGCCGCGCTCGCTCCCGGGCTCGCGGCGGAGCGCGCCGAACTGGTGATCCGCAAGGGCCATCACCGGCACGTCGACAGCTACTCGGCCTTCCTGGAGGCCGACCGGCGCACACCGACCGGGCTGGCCGGCTACCTGAGGGAGCGCGGCTTCACCCGCGTGGTGCTGTGCGGCCTCGCCACCGATTACTGCGTCGCCTGGAGCGCCCTGGACGCCCGGGCGGCCGGGTTCGAGGCCGTGGTGGTCGAGGATGCCGTGCGGGGGATCGACCGCGACGGCTCGGTGGCGCGGGCCTGGGCCGAGATGGCGGCGGCCGGGGTCGGGCGGGTCGTGAGCGGAGCGATCGGGGGCGGGAGCGGGTAG
- a CDS encoding quinone oxidoreductase family protein: protein MPKAIQVHEYGGPEVMRYEDVTLPAPGPGQIHVRQTAIGVNFIDIYFRSGAYKAPQLPFTPGKEGAGEVVAVGDGVTNFRVGERVAYGSAASTYAEEVVIEASAAVHLADGVDDKTAAAMMLKGLTAEYLLHRTYAVKPGDTILFHAAAGGVGLIACQWAKHLGATVIGTVGSEEKAELARANGCDHVILYRDEDFAARVREITKGKGVPVVYDGVGKDTFPASLDCISPLGMFVSFGSASGPVDDFSLALLGQKGSLYATRPSLFAHASKRETLDAMAENLFSVVASGAVKIPVHSTAKLADVQQVHRDLAARKTTGATVMIP from the coding sequence ATGCCGAAGGCGATCCAGGTTCACGAGTACGGCGGCCCCGAGGTGATGCGCTACGAGGACGTGACGCTTCCGGCCCCGGGTCCCGGTCAGATCCACGTCCGGCAGACCGCCATCGGTGTCAACTTCATCGACATCTACTTCCGCTCGGGCGCCTACAAGGCGCCGCAGCTGCCCTTCACCCCCGGCAAGGAGGGCGCCGGCGAGGTCGTGGCGGTCGGCGACGGCGTCACGAACTTCCGGGTCGGCGAGCGGGTGGCCTACGGCTCGGCCGCGAGCACCTATGCGGAGGAGGTCGTGATCGAGGCGAGCGCGGCCGTGCACCTCGCCGACGGGGTCGACGACAAGACCGCCGCCGCGATGATGCTCAAGGGCCTCACCGCCGAGTACCTGCTGCACCGGACCTACGCGGTGAAGCCCGGCGACACCATCCTGTTCCACGCCGCCGCCGGCGGCGTCGGCCTCATCGCCTGCCAATGGGCCAAGCACCTCGGCGCCACGGTGATCGGCACCGTCGGGTCCGAGGAGAAGGCGGAGTTGGCCCGCGCCAACGGCTGCGACCACGTCATCCTCTACCGCGACGAGGATTTTGCCGCACGCGTCCGGGAGATCACGAAGGGCAAGGGCGTGCCCGTGGTCTATGACGGGGTCGGCAAGGACACCTTCCCGGCCTCCCTCGACTGCATCAGCCCGCTGGGGATGTTCGTCAGCTTCGGCTCGGCCTCCGGCCCGGTGGACGATTTCAGCTTGGCGCTGCTCGGCCAGAAAGGCTCGCTCTACGCCACCCGCCCCTCGCTCTTCGCCCATGCGAGCAAGCGCGAGACCCTCGACGCCATGGCCGAGAACCTGTTCTCCGTAGTGGCGAGCGGGGCGGTGAAGATCCCGGTCCACAGCACGGCCAAGCTCGCCGACGTGCAGCAGGTCCATCGGGATCTGGCCGCCCGCAAGACCACGGGCGCCACGGTGATGATCCCGTGA
- a CDS encoding GntP family permease, whose amino-acid sequence MSLFIALLALGFLMLVAYRGFSVILFAPVAALLAVLLTDPSAVLPVFSGLFMEKMVGFVKLYFPVFLLGAVFGKVIEMSGFSRSIVTAVIELVGARRAVLSIVLVCNLLTYGGVSLFVVVFAVYPFAAEAFRLSDIPKRLIPGTIALGAFSYTMDALPGTPQIQNIIPTTFFGTNTWAAPWLGLIGAVFILVVGVAYLDGRIASAKRKGEGYGTGHSNEPQVMDEAARAHPAIALLPLIVVGLSNLAFTAAIPRFYGAKAETALAGLDKPIVTTVSSVTAIWAVELALLAGIITVLVFAWRPVSQGFAEGSRAAVAGSLLAAMNTASEYGFGAVIAALPGFLVIRDALSAIPNPLVNEAVTVTALAGITGSASGGMSIALAAMSSTFIAAAQAANIPMEVLHRVASMASGGMDTLPHNGAVITLLSVTGLTHRQAYADVFAITLLKTAAVFLVIGVYYLTGIV is encoded by the coding sequence ATGAGCCTGTTCATAGCGCTTCTGGCGCTCGGCTTCCTGATGCTCGTCGCCTATCGCGGCTTTTCCGTCATCCTGTTCGCGCCGGTGGCCGCCCTGCTGGCGGTGCTGCTCACCGATCCTTCGGCGGTGCTGCCGGTCTTCTCCGGCCTGTTCATGGAGAAGATGGTCGGCTTCGTGAAGCTGTACTTCCCGGTGTTCCTGCTCGGCGCGGTGTTCGGCAAGGTCATCGAGATGTCGGGCTTCTCCCGCTCCATCGTGACCGCCGTGATCGAACTGGTGGGCGCCAGGCGCGCCGTCCTCTCCATCGTGCTGGTCTGCAACCTGCTCACCTACGGGGGCGTCTCGCTCTTCGTGGTGGTGTTCGCGGTCTATCCCTTCGCGGCCGAAGCCTTCCGCCTCAGCGACATCCCCAAGCGCCTGATCCCCGGCACCATCGCGCTCGGGGCCTTCTCCTACACGATGGACGCGCTGCCCGGCACGCCGCAGATCCAGAACATCATCCCCACCACCTTCTTCGGCACCAACACCTGGGCCGCCCCCTGGCTCGGGCTGATCGGCGCGGTCTTCATCCTCGTGGTCGGCGTCGCCTATCTCGACGGGCGCATCGCCTCGGCCAAGCGCAAGGGCGAGGGCTACGGCACCGGCCACAGCAACGAGCCGCAGGTGATGGACGAGGCCGCCCGCGCCCACCCGGCCATCGCCCTCCTGCCGCTGATCGTGGTCGGCCTGTCGAACCTCGCCTTCACCGCCGCGATCCCGCGCTTCTACGGGGCCAAGGCGGAGACGGCGCTGGCCGGCCTCGACAAGCCCATCGTCACGACGGTCTCGTCGGTCACCGCGATCTGGGCGGTGGAGCTGGCGCTGCTCGCCGGCATCATCACCGTGCTGGTCTTCGCCTGGCGCCCGGTCTCCCAGGGCTTCGCGGAAGGCAGCCGCGCGGCGGTGGCGGGCTCGCTGCTGGCGGCCATGAACACGGCTTCCGAATACGGCTTCGGCGCGGTCATCGCCGCGCTCCCCGGCTTCCTCGTCATCCGCGACGCCCTCTCGGCGATCCCGAACCCGCTGGTCAACGAGGCCGTCACGGTGACGGCGCTGGCCGGCATCACCGGCTCGGCCTCGGGCGGCATGAGCATCGCGCTGGCGGCCATGTCCTCCACCTTCATCGCGGCGGCGCAGGCGGCCAACATCCCCATGGAGGTGCTGCACCGGGTGGCCAGCATGGCGAGCGGCGGCATGGACACCCTGCCGCACAACGGCGCCGTCATCACCCTGCTGTCGGTCACGGGCCTCACCCACCGGCAGGCCTATGCCGACGTCTTCGCCATCACCCTCCTGAAGACCGCGGCGGTGTTCCTGGTAATCGGGGTCTACTACCTCACCGGCATCGTCTGA
- a CDS encoding FAD-dependent monooxygenase: MATLPPTSESFAVAVVGAGAAGLALALALTRGGVATALVGRHAPVADGRTVALLDGSVRFLDALGVWPALAPHASPLAELHIVDDTGSLFRPPPARFVATEIGLEAFGWNVESARLVEGLRAQARGTENLTLVESDAEGFSAGEAEATLTLTEGGTLSARLVVGADGARSRLREAAGIVPRTWSYPQAAITTILAHARPHRDVSTEFHTRQGPFTLVPLPGGHRSSLVWVMGEGPARRMADLDDAALARAVEHQAQAMLGAMRIDGPRGLVPMRGLSLPSPVGARLALVGEAAHVFPPIGAQGLNLGLRDVAALRDAVMRAVEDGRDPGSRAALAGFARGRRLDARLRTTAVDALNRSLLASLLPVDALRGLGLLAMTTIGPLRRLVMREGVLPRLGAPSLMR, from the coding sequence GTGGCGACACTTCCTCCCACATCCGAATCCTTCGCGGTCGCCGTGGTCGGTGCCGGCGCGGCGGGCCTTGCCCTCGCCCTCGCCCTGACGCGGGGCGGCGTCGCCACCGCCCTCGTCGGACGCCACGCCCCCGTGGCGGACGGGCGCACGGTGGCGCTCCTCGACGGGTCCGTGCGCTTCCTCGACGCGCTGGGAGTCTGGCCGGCCCTCGCGCCCCATGCCAGCCCGCTTGCCGAACTCCACATCGTCGACGACACCGGCAGCCTGTTCCGGCCGCCTCCGGCCCGCTTCGTCGCCACCGAGATCGGGCTCGAGGCCTTCGGCTGGAACGTGGAGAGCGCCCGCCTCGTGGAGGGACTGCGGGCGCAGGCGCGCGGGACCGAGAACCTCACCCTGGTCGAGAGCGACGCGGAGGGTTTCTCGGCCGGCGAGGCGGAGGCCACGCTTACGCTGACGGAGGGCGGCACGCTGTCGGCGCGCCTCGTCGTCGGGGCGGACGGGGCGCGCTCGCGGTTGCGCGAGGCCGCCGGCATCGTGCCCCGCACCTGGTCCTACCCGCAGGCTGCGATCACCACGATCCTGGCCCATGCGCGGCCCCACCGCGACGTCTCCACCGAGTTCCACACCCGGCAGGGGCCGTTCACCCTGGTGCCGCTGCCCGGCGGGCATCGCTCCAGCCTCGTCTGGGTGATGGGCGAAGGCCCGGCCCGGCGCATGGCCGACCTCGACGATGCGGCGCTGGCCCGGGCGGTGGAGCATCAGGCGCAGGCCATGCTCGGCGCCATGCGGATCGACGGCCCGCGCGGCCTCGTGCCGATGCGGGGCCTGTCCCTGCCCAGCCCCGTCGGAGCCCGGCTCGCCCTCGTCGGTGAGGCTGCCCACGTCTTCCCGCCCATCGGGGCGCAGGGGTTGAACCTCGGCCTGCGGGACGTGGCGGCCCTGCGCGACGCGGTGATGCGGGCGGTGGAGGACGGGCGCGACCCGGGTTCGCGCGCGGCGCTCGCCGGCTTCGCGCGGGGGCGCCGCCTCGACGCCCGCCTGCGCACCACGGCGGTGGACGCCCTCAACCGAAGCCTGCTCGCCAGCCTCCTGCCGGTCGACGCCCTGCGCGGCCTCGGGCTCCTCGCCATGACGACGATCGGCCCGCTGCGCCGCCTCGTCATGCGCGAGGGCGTACTGCCCCGCCTGGGCGCCCCGAGCCTGATGCGCTGA
- a CDS encoding patatin-like phospholipase family protein — MSGSSIRRSGFRSRALLCTAVIALSLPQTVLAAERNRASESRQTERVAFTAAEAITARPEGLSPAVRIAGDDAGAFRTLLNGAAAASRPWLVLSGGGENGAFAAGLLNGWSEAGTRPDFGVITGVSTGAMIAPFAFIGSSGDAMLRENYTEVSAADVFEFGGTNEALTDTWPLKRRIERAVTPALLKAVAAEHAKGRRLLVVTTIVDGERPVLWDMGAIAQAGGPKALALFRSVILASAAVPGVFPPVMIDAVAGNGAQPKRFQEMHDDGGTTAPYYLAPEAMLLARDPKPLPTHRVYLVINNSLTPDFQMASRTTLSVLGRSMSAAIKAQTRATLALSEGYARRTGLDLQVAQIDGRFGKTSAAPFDQGYMKALFAHGAALGRDGTAFRNGPDPAEIATGSVDHRAAREATDPPAIRSLAGR, encoded by the coding sequence ATGTCCGGATCATCGATCAGGCGCAGCGGCTTCCGGTCCCGGGCGCTGCTCTGCACGGCCGTGATCGCCCTGAGCCTTCCGCAGACGGTCCTGGCCGCCGAGCGGAACAGGGCGAGCGAGTCCCGCCAGACCGAGCGCGTGGCCTTCACCGCCGCCGAGGCGATCACAGCGCGGCCCGAGGGTTTGAGCCCCGCCGTCCGCATCGCGGGCGATGACGCCGGCGCGTTCCGCACGCTCCTCAACGGTGCCGCCGCCGCCAGCCGGCCCTGGCTCGTCCTTTCGGGCGGCGGCGAGAACGGCGCCTTCGCGGCCGGCCTGCTCAACGGCTGGAGCGAGGCCGGGACCCGGCCCGATTTCGGCGTCATCACGGGCGTCAGCACCGGCGCGATGATCGCGCCCTTCGCGTTCATCGGATCATCCGGCGACGCGATGCTGCGCGAGAACTACACCGAGGTCTCGGCGGCCGACGTGTTCGAGTTCGGCGGCACGAACGAGGCGCTCACCGACACCTGGCCCCTCAAGCGGCGCATCGAGCGGGCCGTCACACCGGCGCTCCTCAAGGCCGTGGCGGCCGAGCACGCCAAGGGCCGCCGCCTCCTCGTGGTGACGACGATCGTGGACGGCGAGCGCCCGGTCCTGTGGGACATGGGGGCCATCGCGCAGGCCGGCGGCCCCAAGGCGCTCGCCCTGTTCCGGTCGGTGATCCTGGCCTCCGCCGCCGTACCCGGCGTATTCCCGCCGGTGATGATCGACGCGGTGGCGGGCAACGGCGCCCAGCCCAAGCGCTTTCAGGAGATGCACGACGACGGCGGCACCACCGCGCCGTACTACCTCGCCCCGGAAGCGATGCTGCTGGCCCGGGACCCGAAGCCCCTGCCGACGCATCGGGTGTACCTCGTGATCAACAACAGCCTGACGCCGGACTTCCAGATGGCGTCGCGCACCACCCTGAGCGTGCTCGGCCGCTCGATGTCGGCGGCGATCAAGGCGCAGACGCGCGCGACCCTGGCGCTGAGCGAGGGCTATGCCCGGCGCACCGGCCTCGACCTGCAGGTCGCGCAGATCGACGGGCGCTTCGGCAAGACCTCCGCGGCGCCCTTCGACCAGGGCTACATGAAGGCCCTGTTCGCCCACGGCGCGGCGCTCGGCCGGGACGGTACCGCCTTCCGGAACGGCCCGGACCCCGCGGAGATCGCCACGGGCTCGGTGGATCACCGGGCCGCGCGCGAGGCGACGGACCCGCCCGCGATCCGGAGCCTCGCCGGACGCTGA
- a CDS encoding HpcH/HpaI aldolase/citrate lyase family protein encodes MKLPRRFFQPLATGAPAPFRELPVKLERMIHFVPPHNEKVRARVPELAATVDVVLGNLEDAVPVDQKEAARKGFVAMAQATDFAATGTGLWTRINALNSPWILDDLFEIVSQVGSKLDVVMVPKVEGPWDIHYVDQLLAQLEARHGVEKPILVHAILETAEGVANVDAIASASPRMHGMSLGPADLAASRGMKTTRVGGGHPDYRVVADPTQDGAARASAQQDLWHYTIAKMVDACMANGLKAFYGPFGDFSDGEACEAQFRNAFLMGCAGAWTLHPNQVAIAKRVFAPDPAEVAFAVRIVEAMPDGTGAVMLDGKMQDDATWKQAKVIVDLARLVAEKDPELAKTYGLA; translated from the coding sequence ATGAAACTGCCACGCCGCTTCTTCCAGCCGCTCGCCACCGGCGCGCCGGCCCCCTTCCGCGAGCTTCCCGTCAAGCTCGAGCGCATGATCCACTTCGTGCCGCCCCACAATGAGAAGGTGCGTGCCCGCGTGCCGGAGCTCGCCGCCACCGTCGACGTGGTGCTCGGCAACCTCGAGGACGCGGTGCCGGTCGACCAGAAGGAGGCCGCCCGCAAGGGCTTCGTGGCGATGGCGCAAGCCACCGACTTCGCCGCCACCGGCACGGGCCTCTGGACCCGCATCAACGCCCTGAACTCCCCCTGGATCCTGGACGACCTGTTCGAGATCGTCTCCCAGGTCGGATCCAAGCTCGACGTGGTGATGGTGCCCAAGGTCGAGGGGCCGTGGGACATCCACTACGTCGACCAGCTGCTGGCTCAGCTCGAGGCCCGGCACGGGGTGGAGAAGCCGATCCTCGTCCACGCCATCCTGGAGACGGCGGAAGGCGTCGCCAACGTCGATGCCATCGCCTCCGCCTCGCCCCGCATGCACGGCATGAGCCTCGGCCCCGCCGACCTCGCGGCCTCGCGCGGCATGAAGACCACCCGCGTCGGCGGCGGCCACCCGGATTACCGCGTCGTCGCCGACCCGACCCAGGACGGCGCCGCCCGCGCCAGTGCGCAGCAGGACCTCTGGCACTACACCATCGCGAAAATGGTCGATGCCTGCATGGCCAACGGGCTCAAGGCCTTCTACGGCCCCTTCGGCGACTTCTCGGACGGGGAGGCCTGCGAGGCCCAGTTCCGCAACGCCTTCCTGATGGGCTGCGCCGGAGCCTGGACCCTGCACCCGAACCAGGTCGCCATCGCCAAGCGGGTCTTCGCGCCCGACCCGGCGGAGGTCGCCTTCGCGGTGCGGATCGTCGAGGCGATGCCGGACGGCACCGGCGCGGTGATGCTCGACGGCAAGATGCAGGACGACGCCACCTGGAAGCAGGCCAAGGTCATCGTGGATCTCGCCAGACTCGTCGCCGAGAAGGACCCGGAGCTGGCCAAGACCTACGGCCTGGCCTGA
- the hspQ gene encoding heat shock protein HspQ translates to MTDTITADPLMRTAKFGLGAVVRHRIYPFRGIVFDIDPVFDNTEEWWLAIPEEVRPRKDQPFYHLLAENAESEYVAYVSEQNLLPDTSGEALRHTGIAEVFERGADGHYRMRGAAHAN, encoded by the coding sequence ATGACCGACACGATCACCGCCGATCCCCTGATGAGAACCGCCAAGTTCGGCCTCGGCGCCGTGGTGCGCCACCGCATCTACCCGTTCCGCGGCATCGTCTTCGACATCGACCCCGTGTTCGACAACACCGAGGAATGGTGGCTGGCGATCCCCGAGGAGGTCCGGCCGCGCAAGGACCAGCCCTTCTACCACCTGCTCGCCGAGAACGCGGAGAGCGAGTACGTCGCCTACGTGTCCGAGCAGAACCTGCTGCCCGACACCTCGGGCGAGGCCCTGCGCCACACCGGCATCGCCGAGGTGTTCGAGCGCGGTGCCGATGGCCATTACCGCATGCGCGGGGCGGCCCACGCGAACTGA
- a CDS encoding invasion associated locus B family protein, with the protein MFFAKSPARPLRAATFLALAGLAGAGLAGPAYAQAPKGKAAPAAPAPTAPPAGAPTNAAQTGPQIVNVKSDPAQTEWTKVCGKDQGSGTDVCYTTRDFVSDQGQPVLAVAVYEMKNAAQKQEARVVRFLLPLGLLLQPGIRFTVDGQQGTAGKFAVCFPNGCFAEAGGVGPELVNAMKKGTALNVSVQNQTQREVTFAVPIAGFGKAFDGPAIDPKVLEEQQKKLQSELEKRSEDMRKKLEQQNAAGGAPAPAPKP; encoded by the coding sequence ATGTTCTTCGCCAAAAGTCCCGCACGCCCGCTGCGCGCCGCCACGTTCCTTGCCCTCGCGGGGCTTGCAGGAGCAGGGCTTGCTGGACCGGCCTACGCGCAGGCCCCCAAGGGCAAGGCGGCCCCGGCCGCGCCCGCTCCGACGGCTCCGCCCGCCGGCGCCCCGACCAACGCCGCCCAGACCGGCCCGCAGATCGTCAACGTGAAGTCCGATCCCGCCCAGACGGAATGGACCAAGGTCTGCGGCAAGGATCAGGGCAGCGGCACCGACGTCTGCTACACCACCCGCGACTTCGTTTCCGACCAGGGCCAGCCGGTCCTCGCGGTCGCCGTCTACGAGATGAAGAACGCCGCCCAGAAGCAGGAAGCGCGCGTGGTCCGCTTCCTCCTGCCGCTGGGCCTGCTGCTGCAGCCGGGCATCCGCTTCACCGTGGACGGCCAGCAGGGCACGGCGGGCAAGTTCGCGGTCTGCTTCCCCAACGGCTGCTTCGCGGAAGCCGGCGGCGTCGGCCCCGAGCTCGTCAACGCGATGAAGAAGGGCACCGCCCTGAACGTCAGCGTCCAGAACCAGACCCAGCGCGAGGTCACCTTCGCGGTGCCGATCGCCGGCTTCGGCAAGGCCTTCGACGGCCCGGCCATCGACCCGAAGGTGCTCGAGGAGCAGCAGAAGAAGCTCCAGAGCGAGCTGGAGAAGCGCTCCGAGGACATGCGCAAGAAGCTGGAGCAGCAGAACGCCGCCGGCGGCGCCCCGGCCCCCGCGCCCAAGCCCTAA
- a CDS encoding AMP-binding protein, translating into MSAQQAAHLLESVRAGIPLSRVGALMSGGPAATGIRSASGVPSPAPPAPPTRGSADPGPDGVRVPPRAQRLCTLLAATAQAHPDRLAFIDPAHKPLWSARPAISWTYAAAAEIVARLAQGLRSWRLAPASRIGIALAGSSESFLAYLAVEAAGHVPCLLPLAFDEEALLAAVQAAALPAVITQTRFGALAPAERLCRVAVRYFGLRYLAAFGPDVPDGVINLDAMVLDQAGGAFADGPGGMISFLGGDPARPVHRGSDALLAAIAVYLVTARVQPGDRILSLLPQDDLRGLVTGLGAALVSGAGLETLPVFEARSFAASLDRPLPTRLVAPAALERNLAACRLPASLASLTLAHRAPGRLGQRWLSPQADRAVVDVVAFEETALLAGARAANDVALALTHPERGHLFSTLMALRRDAEGRLAFRGRACQAGALQRDGTIPEMVDDWMPSSFVTGVEDDRTLAIRHA; encoded by the coding sequence GTGTCGGCGCAGCAAGCAGCCCATCTCCTCGAATCCGTCCGTGCGGGGATTCCCCTGTCCCGGGTCGGCGCGCTCATGTCCGGTGGACCGGCCGCGACCGGAATCCGTTCCGCCAGCGGAGTCCCCTCCCCGGCCCCGCCGGCGCCGCCCACGCGGGGCTCCGCCGATCCCGGCCCCGACGGCGTCCGGGTTCCGCCCCGGGCCCAGCGCCTCTGCACCCTGCTCGCCGCCACGGCGCAGGCTCATCCGGACCGCCTGGCCTTCATCGATCCCGCGCACAAGCCCCTCTGGAGCGCCCGGCCCGCCATCAGCTGGACCTATGCGGCGGCCGCCGAGATCGTCGCCCGCCTCGCCCAGGGCCTGCGCAGCTGGCGCCTGGCCCCGGCCAGCCGCATCGGCATCGCGCTCGCCGGCAGCTCCGAGAGCTTCCTCGCCTACCTCGCGGTGGAGGCGGCGGGACACGTCCCCTGCCTGCTGCCCCTCGCCTTCGACGAAGAGGCCCTGCTCGCGGCGGTGCAGGCGGCGGCCCTGCCCGCCGTGATCACGCAGACCCGCTTCGGCGCCCTCGCGCCCGCCGAGCGCCTCTGCCGGGTCGCGGTGCGGTATTTCGGCCTGCGCTACCTCGCCGCCTTCGGGCCGGACGTCCCCGATGGGGTCATCAACCTCGACGCGATGGTCCTCGACCAGGCGGGCGGGGCGTTTGCGGACGGCCCCGGCGGGATGATCAGCTTCCTCGGCGGCGATCCCGCGCGGCCGGTCCATCGCGGCAGCGACGCGCTGCTCGCCGCCATCGCGGTCTATCTCGTCACCGCCCGGGTGCAGCCCGGCGACCGGATCCTCAGCCTGCTGCCGCAGGACGACCTGCGCGGCCTCGTCACCGGCCTCGGCGCCGCCCTCGTCTCCGGCGCCGGGCTCGAGACCCTGCCGGTCTTCGAGGCCCGGAGCTTCGCCGCCAGCCTCGACCGGCCGCTCCCGACCCGGCTCGTCGCGCCCGCCGCCCTGGAGCGCAACCTCGCCGCCTGCCGGCTGCCGGCGAGCCTCGCCTCCCTCACCCTGGCGCATCGCGCACCGGGGCGCCTCGGCCAGCGCTGGCTGAGCCCGCAGGCGGACCGCGCGGTGGTGGATGTGGTGGCCTTCGAGGAGACCGCGCTGCTGGCCGGTGCCCGGGCGGCCAACGACGTCGCCCTCGCGCTGACCCATCCCGAGCGCGGGCACCTGTTCTCGACCCTCATGGCCCTGCGCCGTGACGCGGAGGGGCGCCTCGCCTTCCGGGGACGGGCCTGCCAGGCCGGTGCGCTGCAGCGCGATGGGACGATCCCCGAGATGGTCGATGACTGGATGCCCTCGTCCTTCGTGACGGGCGTCGAGGACGACCGCACCCTGGCGATCCGCCACGCCTGA